Below is a genomic region from Miscanthus floridulus cultivar M001 chromosome 1, ASM1932011v1, whole genome shotgun sequence.
AACCAACTTTACAGTGGTGGCAACAACACCTAGCTATCGCAACACAAAATCAATATTATCACAACTCAACACTAGCTATGGCAATAGGCACCCATACTCGCAACCACCTTTTCCACTGTGGCATTAGCCCCTATGTCTTGCAACGAAGCTTATGACTAACGCAACACATAATTTTGGTGGCCATAAAGCCCATATATTGCTACCAGTTATGATGTTGGTTGCCATAGAACCAAATATTGCAACCAAATGTGTGGTGTTGCGAAAACAAGTGGTGCTATAAGAGTCAAATCCTTGTAGTGTATGCATATTTGGAACCAATATGAAAATAGCTCTCTTTCTAATGCTTCAAATATGGATAATAATATCAAAATGACCCTATTCCTAATGCTACATATATGGATGAACAAAAATGGCTCGTCATTTTGCAACATGAACGAGGCTATATTCAGTGGCACTAACAGGACATGGCAACATGTTTGTGGACTTTTAAACGTTGTCACTCCTATGTACACTACATGTTTATCTCCACGCTTTAAAATATTTGCGCTCCAAGTCAGATCAGGGTACCAAACAAATCCTTTATGTATAAGCATAGTAGCCGTTTGGTGGAAAGATTGTTGTCCTTGGTGGGGATTTCAGACAGGTCCTCCCTGTTGTGCGGAAAGGATCCATAGCTCAAATAATGGGTGCTTCTCTATGAAGGTCGTATCTTTGGGAATCCATGTGCCACCTAAAGATCATTCGCAACATGAGGGCTCAGAGTGACTCATGGTTTGCAGATTATCTGTTGCGCATTAGTGGTGGAACGAAAGAGGTTAACAGAGATGGCAATGTACATATTCCAGACGAGATATATGCCCCGTACTCTGGCGATGCCGAGAAAGATCTTCATACATTGATCGACATCATCTTTCTAGATCTAAATGCAAACATGGCGGACAAAGACTACATCACCACCAGAGTGATTTTATCTACACGTAACGATTAGGtggacatgatcaatatgaaaatgaTTGATATGTTCTAGGGCGGCGAGACGGTGTATCACAATTTTGACTCCGCGATAGATGATCCACATAACTACTATCCATCAGAGTTCCTTAACAGTTTGACCCCCAATGGGCTGCCTCCACACGTCTTGAAGCTCAAGCTCGAGTGTCCTATcatattgcttaggaatattgaccCTGCCAATGGGCTATGCAACGGTACAAGGCTAGGGGTGCGAGGGTTCCTAAGAAATACAATCGACATGGAAATCGTGGTGGGGCAGCATGCTGGGAAGCGGGTATTCCTTCCTCGAATACCGCTATGCCCGTCTGATGACGAGATGTTCCCGTTCCAGTTTAAGAGGAAGTAATTTCCTATCAGGCTGAGCTTTGCCATGATGGTCAACAAGTCACAGGGCTAAACTATCCCGAACGTGGGTGTGTACCTACCCGCACTCGTGTTCTCTCATAGTCAGTTGTACGTTGCGATGTATAGAACCACGTCAAGAACCAATATTAAGATCCTTGCCCTCCCACCTGATGTGGAGGCACAAGAGGAGGAGGCCAAAAAGATAGAGAAGAAAAATGCTAAAAAGAATGCCGAGGGGGAAAAATAAGAATGcgtcaaataaaaaagataaggatAAGAAGAGCCCAATAGCGGATGGAACTTTCATGAAGAATATTGTATTTAAGGAGGTTCTAACGCCATAGGCGAGTTAATAGAACATTACTAACGCATACAATGCATTTTTTCCATTCAATTTATATTGTACAAATAATATCTCACTAATGCTATATTTGTTGCTGTTCCTaggtatttttaaatggtttatcaGACTCTACACGAAGATGTTGTATATACACTTGTGTGATGGCATAATGAAAATTGAACATGTGTTATATTATTGTTATAAAAATGACACTTTGAGTGTTTTGTTCATAATATTTTGTTTTGTAACCATTCATAACTATTACACGTGTATGTTCTTAAAACCATGAGTTTTGTCGACTTTTTCCACTTTTCTCATGTACCAATGTGGGATCAACCGAATTAGCACCTACATAATTACAAATATAAATTACTTGAAT
It encodes:
- the LOC136465108 gene encoding uncharacterized protein gives rise to the protein MRAQSDSWFADYLLRISGGTKEVNRDGNVHIPDEIYAPYSGDAEKDLHTLIDIIFLDLNANMADKDYITTRGGETVYHNFDSAIDDPHNYYPSEFLNSLTPNGLPPHVLKLKLECPIILLRNIDPANGLCNGTRLGVRGFLRNTIDMEIVVGQHAGKRVFLPRIPLCPSDDEMFPFQFKRK